One genomic segment of Burkholderiaceae bacterium includes these proteins:
- a CDS encoding mandelate racemase yields MKIRSLQIRAARLAREVAGADQLQGARRPRGIEFLVYTIATECGRSASMFGFAGASAIGSAHLAASLGPFLAGRDVHDRELLWHDFRVQDRFWSLLPIYIYGPIDACLWLLAAEAAQLPLYKYIGACRDRVPVYVSSMFHQGAEAYVAEALAVQAAGYAAYKLHPPGKSVDEDLDIHAAVRQAVGARYPLMSDPVARLTLPQALRYGRRLEELDYLWLEEPMADENITALRELTRQLDIAVVGTEVIAKHPYSVADCIATQVVDAVRADVSWSGGITAVLKTAHLAEAFNVNCELHSTILHPLELVNLHLCAAIQNCSYLELLWPVEDFAFGLKGGLPIAAGVATLPDAPGLGRELDWDLIDDATTLVI; encoded by the coding sequence ATGAAGATCAGGTCGCTCCAGATCCGGGCCGCGCGGCTCGCCCGCGAGGTCGCCGGAGCGGACCAGTTGCAGGGCGCCAGGCGCCCGCGCGGCATCGAGTTTTTGGTCTACACGATCGCGACCGAATGCGGCCGCAGCGCGTCGATGTTCGGCTTTGCCGGCGCCAGCGCCATCGGGTCTGCGCACCTGGCGGCCTCGCTCGGGCCCTTTCTCGCCGGGCGTGACGTGCACGACCGCGAGTTGCTGTGGCACGACTTCCGCGTCCAGGACCGCTTCTGGAGTCTGCTTCCGATCTACATCTACGGCCCGATCGATGCCTGCCTGTGGCTGCTCGCCGCCGAGGCCGCGCAACTGCCGCTGTACAAGTACATCGGCGCCTGCCGCGACCGCGTGCCGGTCTACGTCAGCTCGATGTTCCATCAAGGCGCCGAAGCCTACGTCGCGGAAGCGCTGGCGGTGCAGGCGGCGGGCTATGCGGCCTACAAGCTCCATCCGCCGGGCAAGTCGGTCGACGAAGACCTCGACATTCACGCCGCCGTGCGCCAGGCCGTTGGCGCGCGCTATCCGCTGATGAGCGATCCCGTCGCGCGCCTGACGTTGCCCCAGGCCTTGCGTTACGGCCGCAGGCTCGAGGAGCTGGACTACCTCTGGCTCGAGGAGCCGATGGCCGATGAGAACATCACGGCGCTGCGCGAGCTGACGCGCCAGCTGGACATCGCCGTCGTGGGCACCGAGGTGATCGCCAAACACCCGTACAGCGTGGCCGACTGCATCGCCACCCAGGTCGTCGACGCCGTCCGCGCCGACGTGAGCTGGTCGGGCGGCATCACGGCCGTGCTCAAGACCGCGCATCTGGCCGAAGCGTTCAACGTGAACTGCGAGTTGCACTCGACCATCCTGCACCCGCTCGAGCTGGTCAACCTTCACCTGTGCGCGGCGATCCAGAACTGCAGCTACCTCGAGCTGCTCTGGCCCGTCGAGGATTTTGCGTTCGGCCTGAAGGGCGGGCTCCCGATCGCAGCCGGCGTGGCGACCCTCCCCGACGCTCCCGGCCTGGGCCGGGAACTCGACTGGGACCTGATCGACGACGCGACCACGCTGGTCATTTGA
- a CDS encoding amino acid ABC transporter ATP-binding protein — protein sequence MQAAIELVQVHKTFGALHVLRGVSFSVTRGQVVAIIGKSGSGKSTALRCINRLETVDQGAIRVCGHAVHDPALDLRALRRDVGIVFQSYNLFPHLTVLQNVTLGPTSVKRLPAAEARELALEVLTHVGLADKASAYPEQLSGGQQQRVAIARSLAMKPQVMLFDEVTSALDPELTGEVLKVIEKLAAEGMTMVLVTHEMAFARGVADKIVFMHQGQVWEEGEATILSAPGTPELRQFLGNGL from the coding sequence ATGCAGGCCGCCATTGAACTCGTGCAGGTTCACAAGACCTTCGGCGCGCTGCACGTGCTGCGTGGCGTCTCGTTCTCGGTCACGCGTGGACAAGTGGTTGCCATCATCGGCAAGAGCGGCTCGGGCAAGAGCACGGCGCTGCGCTGCATCAACCGGCTCGAAACGGTGGACCAAGGCGCCATCCGCGTCTGCGGCCATGCCGTGCACGACCCGGCGCTGGATCTGCGCGCGCTGCGCCGCGACGTGGGTATCGTGTTCCAGAGCTACAACCTGTTTCCGCACTTGACGGTGCTGCAGAACGTCACGCTGGGCCCCACGTCCGTCAAACGCCTGCCCGCCGCCGAGGCCCGCGAACTGGCACTGGAGGTGCTGACCCACGTGGGCCTGGCCGACAAAGCCTCGGCTTACCCCGAGCAGCTCTCGGGCGGCCAGCAGCAGCGCGTGGCGATCGCACGCTCGCTGGCGATGAAGCCGCAGGTGATGCTGTTCGACGAGGTGACCTCGGCGCTGGACCCGGAGCTGACGGGCGAGGTGCTCAAGGTGATCGAAAAACTGGCCGCCGAGGGCATGACCATGGTGCTGGTCACGCACGAGATGGCCTTCGCGCGCGGCGTGGCCGACAAGATCGTCTTCATGCACCAGGGCCAGGTGTGGGAGGAAGGCGAGGCCACCATCCTCTCGGCGCCCGGCACGCCGGAGCTGCGGCAGTTCCTGGGCAATGGTCTTTGA
- the argA gene encoding amino-acid N-acetyltransferase, with translation MSTVFNFTFVPWFRSVAPYIHMHRGKTFVVGLVGEAIAAGKLAAIATDLALIQSMGVKLVLVHGFRPQINEQLATKGHAPQYSHGQRITDAVALDCAQEAAGQLRFEIEAAFSQGLPNTPMAGSTVRVISGNFITARPLGIIDGVDFKSTGVVRKVDVAGIRRSLDGGAMVLLSPFGFSPTGEAFNLAMEEVATSVATALQADKLLFLTETPGLRMRPGEPESDDNPIDTEIPLAQARALLARLPKPDKPTDEGFYLRHCVSACEHGVERSHILPYARDGALLLEIYVHDGIGTMVVDEKLESLREADSDDVGGILQLIEPFEKDGTLVKRSRTDIERDIGNYTVLEHDGVIFACAALYPYPDAGTAEMAALTVSPQSQGQGDGEKVLKRVEQRARLMGLKSIFVLTTRTMHWFIKRGFQPVDPDWLPDARKRKYNWDRRSQVLVKEL, from the coding sequence ATGTCCACCGTCTTCAACTTCACCTTCGTGCCCTGGTTCCGCTCGGTCGCGCCCTACATCCACATGCACCGCGGCAAGACCTTCGTGGTGGGGCTGGTGGGTGAGGCGATCGCGGCGGGCAAGCTGGCGGCCATTGCCACCGACCTGGCGCTGATCCAGAGCATGGGCGTCAAGCTGGTGCTGGTGCACGGCTTTCGCCCGCAGATCAACGAGCAGCTGGCCACCAAGGGCCACGCGCCGCAGTACTCGCACGGCCAGCGCATCACCGACGCGGTGGCGCTGGACTGCGCGCAGGAGGCCGCCGGGCAGCTGCGCTTCGAGATCGAGGCCGCCTTCAGCCAGGGGCTGCCCAACACGCCGATGGCGGGCTCCACGGTGCGCGTCATCTCGGGCAACTTCATCACCGCGCGGCCGCTGGGCATCATCGACGGGGTGGACTTCAAGAGCACGGGCGTGGTGCGCAAGGTGGACGTGGCGGGCATCCGCCGCTCGCTGGACGGCGGGGCCATGGTGCTGCTGTCGCCGTTCGGCTTTTCACCCACGGGCGAGGCTTTCAACCTGGCGATGGAGGAAGTGGCCACCTCGGTGGCCACCGCGCTGCAGGCCGACAAGCTGCTGTTTCTGACCGAAACGCCCGGCCTGCGCATGCGCCCCGGCGAGCCCGAGTCGGACGACAACCCGATCGACACCGAAATCCCGCTGGCCCAGGCGCGCGCCCTGCTGGCGCGCCTGCCCAAGCCCGACAAGCCCACCGACGAGGGCTTTTACCTGCGCCACTGCGTCAGCGCCTGCGAGCACGGCGTGGAGCGCAGCCACATCCTGCCCTACGCCCGCGACGGCGCGCTGCTGCTGGAGATTTACGTGCACGACGGCATCGGCACCATGGTGGTGGACGAAAAGCTGGAGAGCCTGCGCGAGGCCGACTCGGACGACGTGGGCGGCATCCTGCAGCTGATCGAGCCGTTCGAGAAGGACGGCACCCTGGTCAAGCGCAGCCGCACCGACATCGAGCGCGACATCGGCAACTACACGGTGCTGGAGCACGACGGCGTGATCTTTGCCTGCGCCGCGCTCTACCCCTACCCCGACGCCGGCACGGCCGAGATGGCCGCGCTCACCGTCTCGCCGCAAAGCCAGGGCCAGGGCGACGGCGAGAAGGTCCTGAAGCGCGTGGAGCAGCGCGCCCGCCTGATGGGCCTGAAAAGCATCTTCGTGCTGACCACGCGCACCATGCACTGGTTCATCAAGCGCGGCTTTCAGCCGGTGGACCCGGACTGGCTGCCCGACGCGCGCAAGCGCAAGTACAACTGGGACCGGCGCAGCCAGGTGCTGGTCAAGGAACTCTGA
- a CDS encoding UxaA family hydrolase produces MTTIDPRLLQIDPSDNILVARARLAAGEAIEIGAARVTLASDLPIGHKLAGRRIAAGEKILKYGAPIGSATADIAPGEHVHVHNMKSEYTPTYHLGDAKTNQH; encoded by the coding sequence ATGACAACCATCGACCCCCGGCTTCTCCAAATCGACCCGTCCGACAACATCCTGGTCGCGCGCGCACGCCTGGCCGCCGGCGAGGCGATCGAGATCGGCGCCGCGCGCGTCACGCTGGCTTCCGATCTGCCGATCGGCCACAAGCTGGCCGGCCGCCGCATCGCGGCGGGCGAAAAGATCCTGAAATACGGCGCGCCCATCGGGTCGGCAACCGCCGACATCGCACCCGGCGAGCATGTTCATGTGCACAACATGAAAAGCGAATACACGCCGACGTACCACCTGGGCGACGCCAAGACAAACCAGCACTGA
- the prmB gene encoding 50S ribosomal protein L3 N(5)-glutamine methyltransferase: MNAPPPPTTTVGQLIARGAAQLAAAGVAFGHGTTNAHDEAAWLVLWRLGLPLDSLLGDEPGSIKNQAVAPAIQAQVATLFDERIATRKPAAYLTREAWLAGVPFYVDERAIVPRSFIAELLADGGIDPWLSDRTRRVLDLCTGNGSLACLAAMAWPEVAVTGADLSPDALAVARINVEKHGLQERVQLIESDGLTACPGPWDLILCNPPYVNAQSMARLPPEYRAEPPLALAGGPDGMDFIRRLLRDAPERMSEDAVLVLEIGNEREHFEAAFAHLPVFWLPTSAGDDQVLLITRQALLG; this comes from the coding sequence ATGAACGCACCGCCGCCTCCCACCACCACCGTCGGCCAGCTCATTGCTCGCGGCGCCGCGCAGTTGGCGGCCGCCGGCGTGGCTTTCGGCCACGGCACCACCAACGCCCACGACGAGGCCGCCTGGCTGGTGCTGTGGCGCCTGGGCCTGCCGCTGGACAGTCTGCTGGGCGACGAGCCCGGTTCCATAAAAAATCAGGCCGTAGCCCCCGCCATTCAAGCCCAGGTAGCTACACTTTTTGATGAACGCATCGCCACTCGCAAGCCCGCCGCCTACCTCACGCGCGAGGCCTGGCTGGCCGGCGTGCCGTTCTACGTGGACGAGCGCGCCATCGTGCCGCGCAGCTTCATCGCCGAACTGTTGGCCGACGGCGGCATCGACCCCTGGCTGAGCGACCGCACGCGCCGCGTGCTGGACCTGTGCACCGGCAACGGCAGCCTGGCCTGCCTGGCCGCCATGGCCTGGCCCGAGGTGGCCGTAACCGGCGCCGACCTCTCGCCCGACGCCCTGGCCGTGGCGCGCATCAACGTCGAAAAGCACGGCCTGCAGGAGCGCGTGCAACTGATCGAGTCCGACGGCCTCACCGCCTGCCCCGGCCCCTGGGACCTGATCCTGTGCAACCCGCCTTACGTCAACGCGCAAAGCATGGCGCGCCTGCCGCCGGAATACCGCGCCGAGCCCCCGCTGGCCCTGGCCGGCGGCCCCGATGGCATGGACTTCATCCGCCGCCTGCTGCGCGATGCCCCCGAGCGCATGAGCGAAGACGCCGTGCTGGTGCTGGAGATCGGCAACGAGCGCGAGCACTTCGAGGCCGCCTTTGCGCACCTGCCGGTGTTCTGGCTGCCCACCAGCGCGGGCGACGATCAGGTGCTGCTGATCACGCGGCAGGCGTTGCTGGGGTAG
- a CDS encoding mandelate racemase/muconate lactonizing enzyme family protein, translating into MSLSQIDQVEIAQIDIAPKVRRTDAIQAFVTQETVLVTVRCSDGSVGTGYTYTIGTGGSSIVALLRDHLAPRLIGRDPQQFEAIWRDLFFHTHATAVGAITSLALAAVDTALWDRNARVAGLPLWRLAGGAKPCVPVYTTEGGWLHLEPAQLVEQTLAAREEGFQGAKIKVGKPRLAQDMQRLGAVRAAVGDDFELMVDANQSFTLAEAIRRAHGYATLDLAWFEEPMPAEHVAAHAQLLASTSVPVAVGESMYHPAQFAEYLRQGACSIVQADVARVGGITPWLKIAHLAEAHGIAICPHFLMELHVSLCAAVPNSRWVEYIPQLDDLTSSRLLIQDGCAQAPQTPGLGIEWDASQLKARRKFDPIVVTRS; encoded by the coding sequence ATGAGCCTTAGCCAGATCGACCAGGTCGAGATCGCGCAGATCGACATCGCGCCGAAAGTGCGGCGCACCGACGCCATCCAGGCCTTCGTCACGCAAGAGACGGTGCTCGTCACCGTGCGCTGCAGCGATGGCTCGGTTGGCACCGGCTACACCTACACCATCGGCACCGGCGGCTCGTCCATCGTCGCGCTGCTGCGCGACCACCTGGCGCCGCGGCTGATCGGGCGCGACCCGCAGCAGTTCGAGGCGATCTGGCGCGACCTGTTCTTCCACACCCACGCCACCGCGGTCGGCGCGATCACCAGCCTGGCGCTGGCGGCCGTCGACACCGCGCTGTGGGACCGCAACGCCCGCGTGGCCGGCCTGCCGCTGTGGCGGCTGGCCGGCGGCGCCAAGCCCTGCGTGCCGGTCTACACGACCGAAGGCGGCTGGCTGCACCTGGAGCCCGCGCAATTGGTCGAGCAGACCCTGGCGGCGCGCGAGGAAGGCTTTCAGGGCGCCAAGATCAAGGTTGGCAAGCCGCGGCTGGCGCAGGACATGCAACGCCTGGGCGCCGTGCGCGCGGCCGTCGGCGACGACTTCGAGCTGATGGTCGACGCCAACCAGAGCTTCACGCTGGCCGAGGCGATCCGGCGTGCGCACGGCTACGCCACGCTCGACCTCGCATGGTTCGAGGAGCCGATGCCGGCCGAGCACGTGGCCGCCCATGCGCAATTGCTGGCCAGCACCAGCGTGCCGGTGGCGGTCGGCGAGTCGATGTACCACCCGGCGCAGTTCGCCGAGTACCTGCGCCAGGGCGCCTGCTCGATCGTCCAGGCCGACGTCGCGCGCGTTGGCGGCATCACGCCGTGGCTCAAGATCGCGCACCTGGCCGAAGCGCACGGCATCGCGATCTGCCCGCATTTCCTGATGGAGCTGCACGTCAGCCTGTGCGCCGCCGTGCCCAACTCGCGCTGGGTGGAATACATCCCGCAACTCGACGACCTGACGAGCAGCCGCCTGCTCATCCAGGATGGCTGCGCCCAAGCACCGCAAACCCCTGGCCTGGGCATCGAATGGGATGCGTCGCAACTGAAGGCACGGCGCAAGTTCGATCCGATCGTCGTCACCCGCTCTTGA
- a CDS encoding transporter substrate-binding domain-containing protein, which yields MNPHHAPVSLARRRLPLLLSGLLLGLAALGTAHADQLDTITAAKKLRVAIDLAVPPYGMKDDKLNPTGSDVETAQLLAKDLGLELEIVPTTGANRIPFLQTDKADIVISSLSVTPEREKVIDFSVPYAAIMTVVGAPKSMVIKSAADLSGKKVIATRGTTNDQELTKIIPKDATLVRFEDDATSITAVVSGQADIFATAPALLKVINEKNPAKQMEVKFIMKTYMLAIGLRKGEPRLKDKVDAWVRANLKNGQLNAIYKKFHGADLPEDVTRNGA from the coding sequence ATGAACCCCCATCACGCACCGGTTTCCCTGGCCCGCCGCCGCCTGCCGCTGCTGCTGTCCGGCCTGCTGCTGGGCCTTGCCGCCCTGGGCACGGCCCACGCCGACCAGCTCGACACCATCACCGCCGCCAAAAAACTGCGCGTGGCCATCGACCTGGCCGTGCCGCCCTACGGCATGAAGGACGACAAGCTCAACCCCACCGGCTCCGACGTCGAGACCGCGCAACTGCTGGCCAAGGACCTGGGGCTGGAACTGGAGATCGTGCCCACCACCGGCGCCAACCGCATCCCCTTCCTGCAGACCGACAAGGCGGACATCGTGATCTCCAGCCTCTCGGTCACGCCCGAGCGCGAGAAGGTGATCGACTTCTCCGTGCCCTACGCCGCCATCATGACGGTGGTCGGAGCGCCCAAGAGCATGGTGATCAAGAGCGCAGCCGACCTTTCTGGCAAGAAGGTCATTGCCACGCGCGGTACCACCAATGACCAGGAACTCACCAAGATCATCCCCAAGGACGCCACCTTGGTGCGCTTCGAGGATGACGCCACCAGCATCACCGCCGTGGTCAGCGGCCAGGCCGACATCTTTGCCACCGCGCCCGCGCTGCTCAAGGTCATCAACGAGAAGAACCCCGCCAAGCAGATGGAGGTGAAGTTCATCATGAAGACCTACATGCTGGCCATCGGCTTGCGCAAGGGCGAGCCGCGGCTGAAGGACAAGGTCGACGCCTGGGTGCGCGCCAACCTGAAGAACGGCCAACTCAACGCCATCTACAAGAAGTTCCACGGCGCCGACCTGCCCGAGGACGTCACGCGCAACGGCGCCTGA
- a CDS encoding RraA family protein, translated as MSPNPQAAPSDSNSERLCRCYTGVVHDVMRAMGQSNFTLPPEIRPIIPEAAIAGPAFTIDGEVRPGADAHETLLAWTGLLSQCPAGHIWSAQPNDRIVAHMGELSAETLKNKGVLGCVVDGFVRDTNFLLDIGFQSWCRGFTPRDVVGHWLPRATGIDIRIGEVVIEPGDYLVGDRDGMIRVPKALLSDVLEQSEAAMATESKVRRAILDGVDPQQAYLRYGKF; from the coding sequence ATGTCACCCAACCCGCAAGCCGCCCCCTCCGATTCGAACAGCGAGCGCCTGTGCCGCTGCTACACCGGCGTCGTCCACGACGTCATGCGAGCGATGGGGCAGTCCAACTTCACACTGCCGCCGGAGATCCGGCCCATCATTCCCGAGGCCGCGATCGCCGGCCCCGCCTTCACCATCGACGGCGAGGTGCGGCCCGGCGCCGATGCCCACGAAACGCTGCTCGCGTGGACCGGCCTGCTGTCGCAATGTCCGGCCGGCCACATCTGGAGCGCGCAACCCAACGACCGCATCGTGGCCCACATGGGCGAGCTGTCGGCGGAGACGCTGAAGAACAAGGGTGTGCTCGGCTGCGTCGTGGACGGTTTCGTGCGCGACACGAATTTCCTGCTCGACATCGGCTTTCAGTCCTGGTGCCGCGGCTTCACCCCGCGCGACGTGGTCGGCCATTGGCTGCCGCGGGCGACCGGCATCGACATCCGCATCGGCGAGGTCGTGATCGAACCCGGCGACTATCTGGTCGGCGACCGCGACGGCATGATCCGCGTGCCCAAGGCGCTGCTTTCGGACGTGCTCGAGCAGTCCGAAGCCGCCATGGCCACCGAAAGCAAGGTGCGCCGCGCCATTCTCGACGGCGTCGACCCGCAGCAGGCCTATCTTCGCTACGGCAAGTTCTGA
- a CDS encoding UxaA family hydrolase — translation MTGYLRKDGRKGIRNVAIVAYLVECAHHVAREIAQSFHDRDVQVIGFPGCFPNKYAQQMMERLATHPNVGAVLLVSLGCESFNRYALAQAVRDSGRPVHTITIQETGGTRSSIAAGRQWIEEQLPALAAVPRVPMALSELVIGTICGGSDGTSGITGNPAAGRAFDQFVSEGAACIFEETGELIGCEHIMAARAVTPELGVELEASVAKAARYYATLGYGSFAAGNADGGLSTIEEKSMGAYAKSGASPISGLIKPGDVPPHGGLFLLDVVPDGEVRFGFPNISDNAEIAELIACGSHAVLFVTGRGSVVGSPISPVVKICANPETYRRMSEDMDVNAGAILEGKATLDEVGRQIHDLVVSLADGKRTVSEELGHQEFILTYKTFEPIGPACMPAN, via the coding sequence ATGACGGGTTATTTGAGGAAGGACGGCCGCAAAGGCATTCGCAATGTCGCCATCGTGGCCTACCTGGTCGAATGCGCGCACCACGTCGCGCGCGAAATCGCGCAATCGTTTCACGACCGCGACGTGCAGGTGATCGGCTTTCCGGGCTGCTTTCCCAACAAGTACGCGCAGCAGATGATGGAGCGGCTGGCCACCCACCCCAACGTCGGCGCGGTGCTGCTGGTGTCGCTGGGCTGCGAAAGCTTCAACCGCTACGCGCTGGCACAAGCGGTTCGCGACAGCGGCCGTCCGGTGCACACGATCACGATCCAGGAAACGGGCGGAACCCGTTCATCGATTGCCGCGGGGCGCCAATGGATTGAAGAACAGCTGCCAGCACTGGCGGCCGTCCCCAGGGTGCCGATGGCGTTGTCCGAACTCGTGATCGGAACCATCTGCGGCGGCTCCGACGGCACTTCGGGCATCACCGGCAACCCGGCCGCCGGCCGCGCCTTCGACCAGTTCGTCAGCGAAGGTGCCGCCTGCATCTTCGAGGAGACCGGCGAGCTGATCGGCTGCGAACACATCATGGCCGCACGCGCCGTGACGCCTGAGCTGGGCGTGGAGCTCGAGGCCTCGGTCGCCAAGGCGGCGCGCTACTACGCGACGCTGGGCTATGGCTCGTTCGCCGCGGGCAACGCCGATGGCGGGCTGTCGACGATCGAGGAAAAATCGATGGGTGCCTACGCCAAGTCGGGCGCGTCGCCGATCTCGGGCCTCATCAAGCCCGGCGACGTGCCCCCGCACGGCGGGCTGTTCCTGCTCGACGTGGTGCCCGACGGCGAGGTGCGCTTCGGTTTTCCCAACATCAGCGACAACGCCGAAATCGCCGAATTGATCGCGTGCGGCAGCCATGCCGTGCTGTTCGTCACCGGCCGCGGATCGGTGGTTGGCTCGCCGATCTCGCCGGTCGTCAAGATCTGCGCGAATCCGGAGACCTATCGCCGGATGTCCGAAGACATGGACGTCAACGCCGGCGCCATCCTCGAAGGCAAGGCAACGCTGGACGAGGTGGGTCGGCAGATCCACGACCTGGTCGTCTCGCTGGCGGACGGTAAGCGCACGGTTTCGGAAGAACTGGGCCACCAGGAATTCATTCTGACCTACAAGACCTTCGAGCCGATCGGTCCAGCCTGCATGCCCGCAAACTGA